GTGCAGTCGCATCCGCTGTCGGTCTTCCCCTCGGACGTTCGGGCGGAGTTGCTGGCGGCGCTGAACGACCAGTCCGACGACCACGTACCGATCGCGGTCGACGCGGAACTCGACCCGTTCTGCCGGGAGGCGTACGACCACTTGGAAGAGACGTACCGGCGAAACGGGACTCGGGAACTCTTCTCGGCGGTCACCGACCCCTCGCACCTGCGCGTGAAGAACTACGTCGTCGACGTGGGCCGGGGAATCGGCGTCCTCCACTCCGAGGACGACGGGTCGCCGAAGGAGCGCCTCGTGGGATCGTGGATGCCGGGGATGCTCCGCGAACTCGACTCGCGGGGTCGGAAGAACCCGCAGGCGTTCAGCTACGACGGCGTGCTCTCGCAGGGCAACGGCCTCCTCACGATCGTCGAGGACGCCGCCCAGCACGCCGATCTGCTGCAGAAGCTCCTGAACGTGCCCGACGAGGGGCACGTCAAACTCGACAAAGGGACCGGGATGGACGTCGACACCCAGCTCCTCATCATCTCGAACCCCGACCTCGACGCGGAACTCGACAAGTACTCGGACCGGAACGGCCGCGACCCGCTGAAGGCGCTGAAGCGCCGCTTGGACAAACACGAGTTCCGGTACCTCACGAACGTCTCCCTCGAAGCGGAGCTCATCCGCCGCGAACTCACCGACGAGACGGCGGTCTGGGACGTCGACGAGGAGACGGAACTGCGCGAGCGGGTTCGCGCGCCGCTGAACGTCGACGTGCAGAGCGGGGCCGGGGCGGTCCGCGCCCGGGAGCTCGCGCCCCACACGGTCGAGGCCGCGGCGATGTACAGCGTGCTCACGCGTCTCGACAGCGAGGACGTCCCCGCCGGCTACGACCTCGTCGACAAGGCGCTGCTGTTCGATTACGGGTACGTGCGGGAGGACGACGGGCGGACGGGCGTCGAGGAGTTCTCCTTCGACGGCGAGGACGAGGGGATCCACGGCATCCCGGTCACGTTCACCCGCGACGTCATCGCGGACCTGCTGCACGAGGACACCGACCGGTGGCACCCCGAACTCGACGTTGAGCGGGTCGTCCTCCCCGAGGACGTCCTCGACGCGATGGCCCAGGGACTCCACGAGGCGCCGGTCTTCTCGCGCTCCGAGCGCGCGGAGTACGAAGGTCGGGTGGCGATGGCGAAGGAGTACGTCCTCGACAGACAAGAGGCGGACGTCCTCGCGGCGCTGCTCGCGGAACACTCCGTCGAGCGGGAGACGGTCGCCGAGTACGTCGAGCACGTCTACGCGTGGGACGGCGACGAGCAGGTCGAGACCATCCACGGTCCGATCGATCCGGACCCGCTGCGGATGAAGCTCTTCGAGACCGAACAGCTGGGCCGGTTCGGCTCGGACGACTACCTCGGCAACCAACCCACGGAGACGGTCAAGCGGTTCCGCCGGGAGAAGATCATCACCGCGCTGAACCGCTACGCGTGGCAGAACCGCGACGAGGAGTTCGCCGTCGACGACGTCGACCTCTCGGAGATCCCGGTGATCCGATCGGTGCTCGACACGAACGAGTGGGCCGACGTCCGTCGGCTCTACGAGGACTTCGACCCCGCACAGTGGGAAGACCCGCCGGAGAACACGGAGACGGCGCGGCTGAAGGAACAGACCATCGAGGAACTGATCGACCGCGGCTACACGCCGGCCTCGGCGGAGCTGACGAGCCGCGCCGTGATGCGGGAGGTG
This portion of the Halobellus litoreus genome encodes:
- a CDS encoding PrkA family serine protein kinase, encoding MTAKHTHGSDPDPARAYVESADDHLRGTYEEPMSLEAYVEAAFERPSIAAHASKYLLDAIESMGTRTVLEEGETRDRYRFFDDPANDGEHAVLGNTEVLNGFVDDLRTIAAERGKSEKILWFDGPTATGKSELKRCLVNGLRAYSKTEAGRRYTVEWNVASASDTRGLSYGGETSGSERESDWYASPVQSHPLSVFPSDVRAELLAALNDQSDDHVPIAVDAELDPFCREAYDHLEETYRRNGTRELFSAVTDPSHLRVKNYVVDVGRGIGVLHSEDDGSPKERLVGSWMPGMLRELDSRGRKNPQAFSYDGVLSQGNGLLTIVEDAAQHADLLQKLLNVPDEGHVKLDKGTGMDVDTQLLIISNPDLDAELDKYSDRNGRDPLKALKRRLDKHEFRYLTNVSLEAELIRRELTDETAVWDVDEETELRERVRAPLNVDVQSGAGAVRARELAPHTVEAAAMYSVLTRLDSEDVPAGYDLVDKALLFDYGYVREDDGRTGVEEFSFDGEDEGIHGIPVTFTRDVIADLLHEDTDRWHPELDVERVVLPEDVLDAMAQGLHEAPVFSRSERAEYEGRVAMAKEYVLDRQEADVLAALLAEHSVERETVAEYVEHVYAWDGDEQVETIHGPIDPDPLRMKLFETEQLGRFGSDDYLGNQPTETVKRFRREKIITALNRYAWQNRDEEFAVDDVDLSEIPVIRSVLDTNEWADVRRLYEDFDPAQWEDPPENTETARLKEQTIEELIDRGYTPASAELTSRAVMREVRHRWD